A genomic region of Haliotis asinina isolate JCU_RB_2024 chromosome 1, JCU_Hal_asi_v2, whole genome shotgun sequence contains the following coding sequences:
- the LOC137281510 gene encoding protein crumbs-like: MGQSKAASSLYCRSCVDVYSPASCRNIRSCKETQLCSTREIRSLNGDVVYTLGCDDSDVCKSTMPSLVIGRRAASACFQCCGTNECNAGLCAHQPSTTPHTSIPVGVVDHCKSNPCKNGGSCFERVDGFVCECTAGFTGLHCDITDMCASDPCLHGGKCLDAKTSYVCDCTGTGYDGFTCHLPYDDCQSHPCLHGATCVDGFKNWTCTCVPGFAGNNCEVELSACVSNPCLRGGTCVDTPAGTNPGQLSPGFHCQCVEGIAGERCEKNYDDCWVKPCKHGTCVDGINSYTCDCTGSGYSGVLCEHKLTSQCLKHPCQNGGTCVQDGDDYHCECLAFKKGLITHGGKNCSVLLRGCEDVHACQNEAVCVPVLLDETKNLHGYTCSCAHGFIGKVCDTTTMMTLSTSSFIRKTYTSGFNLTMRFRTAQSNAVLLYNRVGNSFVSVEIANGSLYLVSGDSTGYNDTQEVMTSLPLSDSHWHGLSLVYDGNTTLSLVDPLCNTTEDCILSFPGPTSASSLRENFIGRIPVTPWKQDTVSKQDFDGCVEDVFFNNDVLIPDNYGVAEFHGINMGCPACLRGTCQGFAKCEPHGTSDFRCVCRPGSSSGVCLSDNGVTCNFDSDICGWVQSTQDPFDWTRYSGSTGSPNTGPSGDHTSGSGSYMYTESSSPRTEGQAASLISPQFDVSGDMCFQFYAHMKGNTMGTLQVYEEYSGHKTMIFSKTGDQGSNWFRVALSLPHHDDVRIEIKGTVGSGYYSDMAIDDVSLLMGTCP; the protein is encoded by the exons ATGGGTCAAAGTAaag CTGCTTCATCGTTGTATTGCCGGAGCTGCGTGGATGTTTACAGCCCGGCTTCCTGCAGAAATATACGCTCATGTAAAGAAACTCAA CTGTGTTCCACAAGAGAAATACGGAGTCTCAATGGTGACGTTGTCTATACACTAGGATGCGACGACAGTGAC GTATGTAAATCGACTATGCCGAGTTTGGTCATCGGACGACGTGCAGCCTCTGCCTGTTTTCAATGCTGCGGAACTAACGAATGCAACGCTGGACTGTGTGCTCATCAACCATCGACAACACCACACACTAGCATTCCTGTTG GTGTCGTTGATCACTGCAAGTCGAACCCTTGTAAGAACGGCGGTTCCTGCTTTGAGAGGGTGGATGGTTTCGTGTGTGAGTGCACGGCCGGGTTCACGGGTCTTCACTGCGATATTACGGATATGTGTGCTTCTGATCCCTGTCTGCATGGAGGCAAGTGCCTCGATGCTAAAACAAG CTACGTCTGTGACTGCACTGGTACTGGTTACGACGGCTTCACGTGTCATCTACCCTACGACGACTGTCAGTCACATCCCTGTCTCCACGGCGCCACGTGTGTTGATGGGTTCAAG AATTGGACCTGTACATGTGTTCCTGGGTTCGCCGGAAATAACTGCGAAGTAGAGCTCAGCGCATGCGTGTCTAACCCGTGTCTCCGTGGAGGCACGTGTGTCGACACACCTGCTGGGACGAATCCTGGTCAACTAAGCCCAGGTTTCCACTGTCAGTGTGTTGAGGGTATCGCTG GTGAACGTTGTGAAAAGAATTACGACGATTGCTGGGTGAAGCCTTGTAAACACGGCACCTGCGTGGACGGCATAAACTCCTATACTTGCGACTGCACGGGTAGTGGCTACTCCGGGGTACTATGTGAACACAAACTCACCAGCCA GTGTTTGAAACATCCTTGCCAAAATGGGGGCACGTGTGTTCAAGATGGCGACGACTACCACTGTGAATGTCTTGCCTTTAAGAAGGGGTTAATAACTCACGGAGGAAAGAATTGTTCCGTACTGTTGCGGGGCTGTGAAGATGTTCATGCGTGTCAAAACGAGGCTGTTTGTGTTCCCGTTCTTCTGGATGAGACTAAAAATCTCCATGGCTACACATGTTCCTGTGCCCATGGCTTCATTGGCAAGGTCTGTGACACAACTACAATGATGACATTGTCGACCTCGAGCTTCATCAGGAAGACATACACTTCAGGTTTCAACCTCACAATGAGGTTCAGGACAGCACAGTCTAATGCG GTCTTGCTGTACAATCGGGTTGGAAACTCATTCGTCAGCGTTGAGATCGCCAATGGCTCTCTGTATCTGGTATCAGGCGATTCTACCGGCTACAATGACACCCAGGAAGTAATGACGTCACTTCCGCTTAGTGACTCGCACTGGCACGGTCTCAGTTTGGTGTACGACGGAAATACCACCCTGTCTCTAGTGGACCCTCTATGTAACACTACTGAGGATTGCATCTTATCCTTTCCCGGCCCCACCTCCGCTAGTTCACTGAGAGAGAATTTCATTGGTCGGATTCCCGTGACTCCATGGAAACAGGATACAGTGTCCAAACAAGATTTTGATGGATGTGTGGAAGATGTGTTTTTCAACAATGATGTACTCATTCCTGATAATTATGGTGTGGCTGAGTTCCATGGTATCAACATGGGTTGCCCAGCATGCCTGAGAGGGACTTGTCAAGGTTTTGCCAAGTGCGAGCCGCATGGAACTTCAGACTTTCGGTGCGTCTGTAGGCCTGGATCAAGCAGCGGAGTATGTCTCAGCG ATAATGGAGTGACCTGTAATTTTGATTCTGATATTTGTGGATGGGTCCAGTCAACACAGGATCCGTTTGACTGGACCAGGTACTCAGGCTCGACGGGTTCTCCTAACACCGGGCCATCGGGCGATCACACATCGGGATCAG GATCATATATGTACACTGAATCATCCAGTCCTCGAACAGAAGGTCAAGCTGCTTCACTCATCTCTCCACAATTCGACGTCAGCGGCGATATGTGTTTCCAGTTCTACGCACACATGAAGGGGAACACGATGGGCACATTACAGGTTTATGAAGAG TACAGCGGCCATAAGACCATGATATTCTCGAAAACTGGAGACCAGGGTTCAAACTGGTTCCGGGTTGCTCTCAGCCTGCCACACCATGACGACGTGCGTATTGAAATCAAGGGCACCGTCGGCAGTGGCTACTACAGCGACATGGCCATCGACGACGTCAGCCTCCTTATGGGTACATGCCCTTGA